The Streptomyces kanamyceticus genome window below encodes:
- a CDS encoding NAD(P)-binding domain-containing protein, translated as MNDIGVRDAAAPAAVQNVDVVVIGAGQAGLSSAHHLRRVGFEPDRDFVVLDHAPRPGGAWQFRWPSLTYAKVHGMHSLPGFELTDADPARPSSEVIGEYFEAYEHRFDLQVRRPVDVREVREGEAGRLLVETSAGTWSTRAVISATGTWDRPFWPRYPGQETFRGRQLHTAVYPGPEAFEGQRVVVVGGGASGTQHLMEIAPYAAATTWVTRRPPVYREGPFTEDWGRSAVAMVEERVRQGLPPRSVVSVTGLPVNDAIRRARADGVLDRLPMFDRITPSGVEWDDGRHVDADVILWATGFRPAIEHLAPLRLREPGGGIRMEGTRAAADARIHLVGYGPSASTIGANRAGRAAVREIQRLLAQEPVTA; from the coding sequence GTGAACGACATCGGGGTACGAGACGCGGCCGCCCCAGCGGCGGTACAGAACGTGGACGTGGTCGTCATCGGCGCCGGGCAGGCGGGCCTGTCCAGCGCCCACCACCTGCGGCGGGTCGGCTTCGAGCCCGACCGGGACTTCGTGGTGCTCGACCACGCGCCCCGGCCCGGCGGCGCCTGGCAGTTCCGCTGGCCCTCCCTGACGTACGCGAAGGTCCACGGCATGCACTCGCTCCCGGGCTTCGAGCTGACGGACGCGGACCCCGCGCGCCCGTCGTCGGAGGTCATCGGGGAGTACTTCGAGGCGTACGAACACCGCTTCGACCTGCAGGTGCGGCGCCCCGTCGACGTACGCGAGGTCCGCGAGGGCGAGGCGGGCCGACTGCTCGTCGAGACCTCGGCGGGCACCTGGTCGACCCGTGCGGTCATCAGTGCGACGGGCACCTGGGACCGGCCGTTCTGGCCCCGCTACCCGGGCCAGGAGACGTTCCGCGGGCGGCAGTTGCACACGGCGGTCTATCCGGGGCCCGAGGCGTTCGAGGGGCAGCGGGTCGTCGTGGTGGGCGGTGGCGCGTCCGGTACGCAGCACCTCATGGAGATCGCCCCGTACGCGGCCGCGACCACCTGGGTCACCCGCCGTCCGCCGGTCTACCGCGAGGGGCCCTTCACCGAGGACTGGGGGCGCTCGGCCGTGGCCATGGTCGAGGAACGCGTACGTCAGGGGCTCCCGCCACGGAGCGTGGTGTCGGTGACGGGGTTGCCCGTGAACGACGCCATCCGGCGGGCGCGGGCCGACGGCGTGCTCGACCGGCTCCCGATGTTCGACCGCATCACGCCGAGCGGCGTCGAGTGGGACGACGGGCGCCACGTCGACGCGGACGTCATCCTCTGGGCGACGGGCTTCCGCCCGGCGATCGAGCACCTGGCCCCCCTGCGGCTGCGCGAGCCGGGCGGCGGCATCCGCATGGAGGGCACCCGCGCCGCCGCCGACGCCCGCATCCACCTGGTCGGCTACGGACCTTCGGCCAGCACGATCGGCGCGAATCGCGCGGGCCGCGCGGCGGTACGGGAGATCCAACGGCTACTCGCCCAGGAGCCAGTCACGGCATGA
- the mltG gene encoding endolytic transglycosylase MltG → MQTKTPRRGTIRLTRRGRIALIATGAVAAATAVAVPLMLPDDDARPESLTIPEGWRSGQVYAAVDQALKVPAGSTKKALPKAGLKLPSDAGGNPEGYLFPATYPISSQSTPASVLSYMVNTATKKFGGSQVTAGADRNAVNVYQTVTIASMIEAEAGSKADMGKVARVIYNRLDQGMPLQMDSTVNYALNRSTLATTDRDTKINSPYNTYARMGLPPTPIGNPGEAAMRAATSPTRGDWLYFVTVKPGDTRFTSSFETHRKNVAEFNKHAKS, encoded by the coding sequence ATGCAGACCAAGACTCCGCGACGGGGCACGATTCGACTGACGCGGCGGGGCCGGATCGCCCTGATCGCGACCGGAGCCGTCGCGGCGGCCACCGCCGTGGCGGTGCCGCTGATGCTTCCGGACGACGACGCGCGGCCCGAGTCGCTGACCATTCCCGAAGGCTGGCGATCGGGCCAGGTGTACGCGGCCGTGGACCAGGCGCTCAAGGTGCCCGCGGGCAGCACGAAGAAGGCCCTGCCCAAGGCCGGTCTCAAGCTTCCCAGTGACGCCGGGGGCAACCCCGAGGGGTACCTCTTCCCCGCCACGTATCCGATCAGCTCCCAGTCGACCCCGGCCTCCGTCCTGTCGTACATGGTGAACACGGCGACGAAGAAGTTCGGCGGCAGCCAGGTCACCGCCGGCGCCGACCGCAACGCGGTGAACGTCTACCAGACCGTCACCATCGCCAGCATGATCGAGGCGGAGGCGGGCTCCAAGGCGGACATGGGCAAGGTGGCCCGGGTCATCTACAACCGGCTCGACCAGGGCATGCCGTTGCAGATGGACTCCACCGTCAACTACGCCCTGAACCGCTCCACGCTGGCCACCACCGACCGTGACACGAAGATCAACAGCCCGTACAACACCTATGCGCGCATGGGCCTGCCGCCCACGCCGATCGGCAACCCGGGCGAAGCGGCGATGCGCGCGGCGACCAGCCCGACGCGTGGGGACTGGCTGTACTTCGTCACCGTGAAACCGGGTGACACGCGGTTCACGTCGAGCTTCGAGACGCATCGCAAGAACGTCGCGGAGTTCAACAAGCACGCGAAGAGCTAG
- a CDS encoding S8 family peptidase, with translation MPSRGRTAAVLLPAALIAAGLQLGVTPPAGHASSGPSAGELRLARGAEVAVPDGWIVVLKEPAKAAAAAAAAVPDVARELVGRAEGARLGHVYRAALHGFSARMSRAQAARTAADPRVAYIRQDTRVSVVDTAVDTTAGDTTQPNAPWGLDRIDQRRLPLSTTYTYRTTAPDVSVYVIDTGLRTTHKEFGGRASVGTDTVGDGRNGEDCNGHGTQVGGIAAGTTYGVAKKAKVVAVRVLDCQGSGTASGVIAGVDWVTAKAARPAVANMSLGGTASEAIDTAVRNSIRSGVTYTVAAGSEGQAGGACGTSPSRVPETISVGASDRGDRRAGSSNYGDCVSLFAPGVQIPSAWIGSDTATATLSGTSMATAHAAGAAALHLGFRPADTPAQVKRGLVDNATTGVLQGTPPVVPDRLLYTLYLP, from the coding sequence ATGCCCTCCCGTGGGCGGACGGCAGCGGTGCTGCTGCCCGCCGCGCTCATAGCCGCAGGACTCCAGTTAGGCGTCACACCACCCGCAGGACATGCCTCGTCCGGCCCTTCCGCCGGGGAGCTGCGGCTCGCGCGTGGCGCCGAGGTCGCCGTGCCGGACGGCTGGATCGTCGTACTGAAGGAGCCCGCGAAGGCCGCCGCGGCCGCCGCGGCCGCCGTGCCCGACGTGGCGCGCGAGCTGGTGGGCCGGGCCGAAGGGGCCCGGCTCGGTCATGTGTACCGCGCCGCGCTGCACGGCTTCTCCGCGCGGATGAGCCGCGCGCAGGCGGCCCGGACGGCCGCCGATCCCCGTGTCGCGTACATCCGCCAGGACACCCGGGTGAGCGTGGTCGACACGGCCGTGGACACCACGGCCGGCGATACGACCCAGCCGAACGCGCCCTGGGGCCTGGACCGGATCGACCAGCGGCGCCTCCCGCTCTCCACCACGTACACGTACCGCACGACCGCGCCCGACGTCAGCGTGTACGTCATCGACACGGGCCTGCGGACCACGCACAAGGAGTTCGGCGGCCGGGCCTCGGTCGGCACCGACACGGTGGGCGACGGCAGGAACGGCGAGGACTGCAACGGCCACGGCACCCAGGTCGGCGGCATCGCCGCGGGCACGACGTACGGAGTGGCCAAGAAGGCCAAGGTCGTGGCGGTGCGGGTACTCGACTGCCAGGGCTCGGGCACCGCGTCGGGCGTGATCGCGGGCGTCGACTGGGTGACCGCCAAGGCGGCGCGCCCCGCGGTCGCGAACATGAGCCTCGGCGGCACGGCCAGCGAGGCCATCGACACCGCGGTGCGCAACTCGATCCGTTCCGGGGTCACGTACACCGTCGCGGCGGGCAGCGAGGGCCAGGCGGGCGGCGCGTGCGGCACCTCGCCCTCGCGGGTGCCCGAGACGATCAGCGTCGGCGCCAGCGACCGCGGCGACCGCAGGGCCGGCTCCTCGAACTACGGCGACTGCGTGTCCCTGTTCGCACCGGGGGTGCAGATCCCCTCGGCGTGGATCGGCAGCGACACCGCGACGGCGACGCTCAGCGGGACCTCGATGGCCACGGCGCACGCGGCCGGGGCGGCCGCGCTCCATCTTGGGTTTCGGCCCGCGGACACCCCGGCGCAGGTGAAGCGTGGGCTTGTCGACAATGCCACGACGGGGGTGCTGCAGGGGACCCCGCCGGTTGTGCCCGACAGGTTGCTCTACACCCTTTACTTGCCTTAG
- a CDS encoding cupin domain-containing protein — protein sequence MGHDSRSDLPFTSTVVAEGFDRWSPPLHQEFAANSHNDQLGQTLLKKTEQVRVWETHLAPGERLPVHRHERDYTWIALTDGHARQHSEDGASREISFARGQTLHFRLDEGRHHLHDLKNIGEEPLSFLTVETQAV from the coding sequence GTGGGTCACGATTCCCGCTCCGATCTCCCCTTCACCAGCACCGTCGTCGCCGAAGGGTTCGACCGCTGGAGCCCGCCCCTGCACCAGGAGTTCGCGGCCAACTCCCACAACGACCAGCTGGGCCAGACGCTCCTGAAGAAGACGGAGCAAGTACGCGTCTGGGAGACGCACCTGGCACCGGGCGAGCGCCTCCCCGTCCACCGGCACGAACGGGACTACACCTGGATCGCGCTGACCGACGGCCACGCCCGCCAGCACTCCGAAGACGGCGCCAGCCGCGAGATCTCCTTCGCCCGCGGCCAGACCCTCCACTTCCGCCTCGACGAGGGACGCCACCACCTGCACGACCTCAAGAACATCGGCGAGGAACCCCTGTCGTTCCTGACGGTCGAGACACAGGCCGTGTAG
- a CDS encoding pyridoxal phosphate-dependent aminotransferase → MRRPIDIDALQQVLCAALGTDAPVCTPAQLGVDIAALTAADIAVADRPTLVGGAAPYAPTTPAPTPQALDALIERARSLGVSQLLVPHVRRTDDPGALRDAGFVPVTADSECVVRLTEDVDDLLRGRVGADRLRELRALHEAVSQDFTWERIRLSELSAHGWAREAFVALHRQAAERDGHGRTPYNADALDALAQGAPADRTELLVRRREEVADAQDAVVQVAILVRSHTGRGTYHLAGAVGLDDPGARRNLEDATLYRLCLDARSSGLAWVHLGSGDAERKRGLGADLFIPLDHWLRAPDLPPTVEEGDGSALSRFATGPVAAVPVPGPARFRRQPRFDTIDLSSNTNPFLGADALYPHLDTTELARTYLAAIAELPGHQGVDTLSPEHVLFSSGSVDGVMLLLAALASPGETVCVTPPTFPLYAHFARVLRLPVVDAPLRGDDLRELDVAAILAAEPRVTFLCDPNNPVGTRLDRAQVLDLVTRTRGIVVIDEAYAEFSDTPSYAGLVAAHDNLIVLRTLSKAWGLAGARCGIALARPGLIDALRRVQVPFGFTDASQRAARHRLTNREEALGSVRRIRAERDRMASALAEHPSVERVFPSETNFLLVRLHKHEQVMARFAAAGIVVADTGFVIPATCRISIGDPRANDTLLAALSSVL, encoded by the coding sequence ATGCGCAGGCCCATCGACATCGACGCGCTCCAGCAGGTGCTGTGCGCCGCTCTCGGCACCGACGCACCGGTCTGCACCCCGGCCCAACTGGGCGTGGACATCGCCGCGTTGACCGCGGCGGACATCGCGGTGGCCGACCGGCCCACCCTCGTCGGCGGCGCGGCACCGTACGCCCCGACCACTCCCGCCCCCACACCCCAGGCCCTCGACGCGCTGATCGAGCGCGCGCGCTCCCTCGGCGTCAGCCAACTCCTCGTACCGCATGTGAGGCGCACCGACGACCCCGGTGCGCTGCGGGACGCGGGCTTCGTCCCCGTCACCGCCGACAGCGAGTGTGTCGTACGGCTGACCGAGGACGTGGACGATCTGCTGCGCGGCCGCGTCGGGGCCGACCGGCTCCGCGAACTCCGCGCACTCCATGAGGCGGTGTCCCAGGACTTCACCTGGGAGCGGATCCGCTTGAGCGAGCTGAGCGCGCACGGCTGGGCGCGGGAGGCCTTCGTCGCGCTCCATCGGCAGGCCGCCGAGCGGGACGGGCACGGCCGGACTCCGTACAACGCCGACGCTCTCGACGCACTGGCCCAGGGCGCTCCCGCGGACCGCACCGAGCTGCTCGTGCGCCGTCGCGAGGAGGTCGCGGACGCCCAGGACGCCGTCGTCCAGGTCGCGATCCTGGTGCGGTCCCACACCGGGCGCGGAACCTACCACCTCGCCGGGGCCGTCGGTCTCGACGATCCCGGCGCGCGCCGGAACCTCGAAGACGCCACCCTGTACCGGCTCTGCCTCGACGCGCGGAGCTCCGGCCTGGCATGGGTCCACCTCGGTTCCGGGGACGCCGAGCGCAAGCGGGGCCTGGGCGCCGATCTGTTCATCCCCCTCGACCACTGGCTGCGCGCCCCGGACCTACCGCCCACCGTCGAGGAGGGGGACGGGTCCGCCCTGTCACGCTTCGCGACCGGACCCGTCGCCGCGGTCCCCGTCCCCGGCCCCGCCCGCTTCCGCCGCCAGCCGCGCTTCGACACGATCGACCTGTCGAGCAACACCAACCCGTTCCTCGGCGCCGACGCCCTCTACCCCCATCTCGACACCACCGAACTCGCCAGGACGTACCTGGCGGCGATCGCGGAGCTGCCGGGCCACCAGGGTGTCGACACGCTGAGCCCGGAGCACGTGCTGTTCTCCAGCGGGTCGGTCGACGGCGTCATGCTGCTGCTCGCGGCGCTGGCATCGCCCGGCGAGACCGTCTGCGTCACGCCGCCGACCTTCCCGCTCTACGCCCACTTCGCCCGCGTCCTGCGCCTGCCCGTCGTCGACGCCCCACTGCGCGGCGACGACCTCCGCGAACTCGACGTGGCGGCGATCCTGGCCGCGGAGCCACGGGTGACGTTCCTGTGCGACCCGAACAACCCCGTCGGCACCCGGCTCGACCGGGCACAGGTGCTCGACCTGGTGACGCGCACGCGCGGCATCGTGGTGATCGACGAGGCGTACGCCGAGTTCAGCGACACCCCTTCGTACGCCGGTCTGGTCGCGGCGCACGACAACCTCATCGTGCTCAGGACCCTCTCGAAGGCGTGGGGGCTCGCGGGCGCGCGCTGCGGGATCGCGCTGGCCCGACCCGGTCTCATCGACGCGCTACGACGGGTGCAGGTGCCCTTCGGGTTCACCGACGCGTCCCAGCGGGCCGCGCGGCACCGGCTGACCAACCGCGAAGAGGCGCTCGGCAGCGTCCGGCGCATCCGCGCCGAGCGCGACCGGATGGCCTCGGCCCTCGCCGAACACCCCTCGGTGGAGCGGGTGTTCCCCTCAGAGACCAACTTCCTCCTCGTCCGACTGCACAAGCACGAACAGGTGATGGCACGGTTCGCCGCCGCGGGGATCGTCGTCGCCGACACCGGATTCGTCATTCCCGCCACCTGCCGCATCTCGATCGGCGACCCCCGCGCGAACGACACGCTGCTCGCCGCGCTCTCGTCCGTGCTGTGA
- a CDS encoding NAD-dependent epimerase/dehydratase family protein, translating into MQGKKILLTGGTGQVARPVAEALAADNEVWCLGRFGDLAARKSLEERGAHTFTWDMAAGDLTDLPDDFTHVLHSAVHRGDGTDFDETARVNAAGTAQLMTHCATAEAFLYVSSGVVYNRADRTHRYRESDPLGGAAPWLPTYPIAKLSAEGVVRGLSEALGLPAVIARLNIAYGVHGHGGVPMILFNQMRAGRPCAVPREGQNYCNLLHVDDLVRQVPLLWGAAQAPARVLNWGGDEEVGMTDLLAYMSELTGVPVQLDRGDLSRETAVFDHEARRALIGDCAVGWRAGIARTMAELFEEYRDRIDAYVTAHSIGTSANQPVGERG; encoded by the coding sequence ATGCAAGGCAAGAAGATTCTGCTGACCGGTGGTACGGGCCAGGTCGCGCGGCCCGTCGCCGAGGCGCTCGCCGCCGACAACGAGGTGTGGTGCCTGGGCCGGTTCGGCGACCTGGCCGCGCGCAAGTCGCTGGAGGAGCGCGGCGCCCACACCTTCACCTGGGACATGGCCGCCGGTGATCTGACGGACCTGCCGGACGACTTCACCCACGTGCTGCACTCCGCGGTGCACCGGGGCGACGGCACGGACTTCGACGAGACGGCCCGTGTCAACGCGGCGGGCACCGCCCAGTTGATGACGCACTGCGCCACCGCGGAGGCGTTCCTGTACGTGTCGTCGGGAGTCGTCTACAACCGGGCCGACCGCACCCATCGTTACCGCGAGAGCGACCCGCTGGGCGGTGCGGCACCCTGGCTGCCGACGTACCCGATCGCGAAGCTGTCCGCGGAGGGCGTGGTGCGGGGCCTGAGCGAGGCGCTCGGGCTGCCCGCGGTGATAGCCCGCCTCAACATCGCCTACGGCGTGCACGGCCATGGCGGCGTACCCATGATCCTCTTCAACCAGATGCGGGCGGGCCGCCCCTGCGCGGTGCCGCGCGAGGGACAGAACTACTGCAACCTCCTGCACGTCGACGACCTCGTCCGCCAGGTGCCGCTGCTGTGGGGCGCGGCGCAGGCGCCCGCGCGCGTGCTCAACTGGGGCGGCGACGAAGAGGTCGGCATGACCGACCTCCTCGCGTACATGTCCGAGCTCACCGGCGTGCCGGTCCAGCTCGACCGCGGCGACCTCAGCCGGGAGACGGCCGTCTTCGACCACGAGGCCCGCCGCGCGCTGATCGGCGACTGCGCCGTCGGCTGGCGGGCCGGGATCGCCCGCACCATGGCCGAGCTGTTCGAGGAGTACCGCGACCGCATCGACGCGTACGTCACCGCGCACAGCATCGGGACGTCCGCCAACCAGCCCGTCGGCGAACGGGGTTAG
- a CDS encoding non-ribosomal peptide synthetase produces the protein MPDHRSLSTLPHLLESAARDTSRGITFIGGSFLTYAELQECAGRIAQGLHDRGTAPGDRVLIVADEPETFFRAFWGCLIAGLVPCPVAPPADPSRWTAQLEYLRELLGDPLVLVSKASHADLPDVGLRTATVDELSHAAPAHVRIPAAAPDDLALLMLTSGSTGSSKAVRLTHANLLAAQAGKAGALELGPADTILNWISTDHIAAIEAHLLPMLNGADQVMTVPATVLADPVEFLRLLTTHRVKVTFTPNFLFGQINQALAQRPPAQREVDLSQVRHVISGGEATVTATVREFLANLAPYGLRGDVIVPAFGMTETCAGSVFNRDFATRDQGTEFPPLGRPVQGLRIRVADESGTVLASTDRPGVTEPGEVQLHGTMVTAGYFANERATTQAFTADGWFRTGDLGQLDADGRLMLVGRTKDSIIVNGVNYYSHDLETVLDELGEVRRGQVAAFPVRPEGADSEQLAIAFVPEGDLADDTAVYQAIVAIRSSTVMHWGFRPHLVLPVTVPDIPRGNLGKVQRTRLRTAVENGALDGAARRADEVSTRFLGGYVAPEGTTETALAAIYARALNIAKVPATVSFFDLGGTSLDVLRLKLEIQNEFGIEDVPMSTLLQAPSVRELAGRLTGGRGTGGDAAYDPLVPLQVTGEGTPLFCVHPGLGEVLVFINLAKYFTGERPFYALRARGFGQGETHFASFDEMVATYVAAIRRAQPHGPYAVAGYSYGGAVAFEIGKQLEADGDEVKFVGVFNLPPSISGRMNEITFTAGAINLALFLELIDAADIPELTARLDPLPEADQLARLIDQAPKRRLTELDLTIERFTAWVHLAQSMVHLGRDYEPSGSVGQAHVFYCTPLKGTKQEWLDNQLRHWDDFTRRPTTFIEVEGEHYTLMSPQHVQTFQTTLRRELARALG, from the coding sequence ATGCCGGATCACCGTTCCCTTTCCACGCTTCCGCACCTGCTGGAGAGCGCGGCCCGCGACACCTCGCGTGGCATCACGTTCATCGGCGGTTCCTTCCTGACCTACGCCGAGCTCCAGGAGTGCGCGGGACGGATCGCTCAAGGGCTGCACGACCGCGGCACCGCCCCTGGCGACCGGGTCCTGATCGTCGCCGATGAACCCGAGACCTTCTTCCGCGCCTTCTGGGGATGTCTCATCGCCGGGCTCGTCCCTTGCCCCGTCGCGCCGCCCGCCGACCCGTCCCGCTGGACGGCTCAACTGGAGTACCTGCGCGAGCTGTTGGGCGATCCCCTGGTGCTCGTGTCCAAGGCGTCCCACGCCGACCTGCCCGATGTCGGACTGCGGACGGCGACGGTGGACGAGCTGAGCCACGCCGCGCCCGCGCATGTCCGGATCCCCGCGGCGGCGCCCGACGACCTCGCCCTGCTGATGCTCACCTCCGGCTCCACCGGATCGAGCAAGGCGGTCAGGCTCACCCACGCCAATCTGCTCGCGGCACAGGCCGGGAAGGCCGGTGCGCTCGAACTGGGGCCCGCCGACACGATATTGAACTGGATATCGACCGATCACATCGCCGCGATCGAGGCGCATCTGCTGCCGATGCTGAACGGCGCCGACCAGGTCATGACGGTTCCGGCGACCGTGCTCGCCGACCCCGTGGAGTTCCTCAGGCTGCTCACGACGCACCGCGTCAAGGTGACCTTCACCCCCAACTTCCTGTTCGGGCAGATCAATCAGGCGCTCGCGCAGCGGCCCCCCGCTCAGCGGGAGGTGGACCTGTCGCAGGTGCGGCACGTCATCTCCGGCGGCGAGGCCACGGTGACCGCGACCGTGCGGGAGTTCCTGGCCAACCTCGCCCCGTACGGGCTGCGCGGCGATGTGATCGTCCCCGCCTTCGGGATGACGGAGACCTGCGCGGGCAGCGTGTTCAACCGGGACTTCGCCACCCGCGACCAGGGCACCGAGTTCCCGCCGCTGGGGCGCCCCGTCCAGGGCCTGCGCATCCGCGTCGCCGACGAGAGCGGCACCGTCCTGGCCTCCACCGACCGGCCCGGGGTCACCGAACCCGGCGAGGTGCAGCTGCACGGCACGATGGTCACCGCCGGGTACTTCGCCAACGAACGCGCCACCACCCAGGCGTTCACCGCCGACGGCTGGTTCCGCACCGGCGACCTGGGACAGCTCGACGCCGACGGGCGGCTGATGCTGGTCGGGCGTACCAAGGACTCCATCATCGTCAACGGCGTCAACTACTACAGCCACGATCTGGAGACCGTCCTGGACGAGCTGGGCGAGGTGCGGCGCGGGCAGGTCGCGGCCTTCCCCGTCCGGCCCGAGGGCGCCGACTCCGAGCAGCTCGCCATCGCCTTCGTGCCCGAGGGCGACCTCGCCGACGACACGGCCGTGTACCAGGCGATCGTGGCGATCCGCAGCTCCACGGTCATGCACTGGGGCTTCCGCCCGCACCTCGTCCTGCCGGTCACCGTCCCGGACATCCCGCGCGGCAACCTCGGCAAGGTCCAGCGGACCCGGCTGCGCACCGCCGTCGAGAACGGCGCCCTCGACGGGGCGGCCCGCCGCGCGGACGAGGTGAGCACGCGGTTCCTCGGCGGGTACGTGGCACCGGAGGGCACCACGGAGACCGCGCTCGCCGCCATCTACGCCCGCGCGCTCAACATCGCAAAGGTCCCGGCAACCGTCAGCTTCTTCGACCTCGGCGGCACCTCGCTCGATGTGCTGCGGCTCAAGCTGGAGATCCAGAACGAGTTCGGCATCGAGGACGTGCCCATGTCGACTCTCCTTCAGGCACCGTCAGTTCGAGAGCTGGCCGGACGGCTCACCGGCGGCCGGGGCACGGGCGGCGACGCGGCGTACGATCCGCTCGTGCCGCTGCAGGTCACCGGCGAGGGCACACCGCTGTTCTGCGTGCACCCGGGCCTCGGCGAGGTCCTCGTGTTCATCAACCTCGCCAAGTACTTCACCGGGGAGCGGCCGTTCTACGCGCTGCGGGCCCGCGGGTTCGGGCAGGGCGAGACCCACTTCGCGTCCTTCGACGAGATGGTCGCCACCTATGTGGCGGCGATCCGCCGGGCGCAGCCCCACGGTCCCTATGCCGTCGCCGGGTACTCCTACGGCGGCGCGGTCGCCTTCGAGATCGGCAAACAGCTGGAGGCCGACGGCGACGAGGTCAAGTTCGTCGGTGTGTTCAATCTGCCGCCGAGCATCTCGGGCCGCATGAACGAGATCACGTTCACCGCGGGTGCGATCAACCTCGCGCTGTTCCTCGAACTGATCGACGCGGCCGACATCCCGGAGCTCACCGCCCGTCTGGACCCGCTGCCCGAGGCCGACCAACTGGCTCGGCTGATCGACCAGGCACCGAAGCGGCGCCTGACCGAACTGGACCTGACCATCGAGCGGTTCACCGCCTGGGTGCACCTGGCACAGAGCATGGTGCACCTCGGCCGTGACTACGAACCCTCGGGGTCCGTCGGACAGGCGCACGTGTTCTACTGCACCCCGCTGAAGGGCACCAAGCAGGAGTGGCTGGACAACCAGCTGCGCCACTGGGACGACTTCACCCGGCGCCCCACCACGTTCATCGAGGTCGAGGGCGAGCACTACACGCTGATGAGCCCGCAGCACGTACAGACCTTCCAGACGACACTGCGCCGCGAACTGGCCCGTGCGCTCGGCTAA
- a CDS encoding ATP-grasp domain-containing protein produces MIVIGYRDDLDLAVRKRGLTPFYIVPQSAAPPQGIDFTAVSDIENAHELLRAVLAAQIDDVAGVLSCHEMGVFGAAYLRQQLNLPGNPDSHRVLHFRDKYLQKNGLPPHIRRAHCRYVPSGTAFEELTTELGDTFVIKPANGGGSLRTTIVRSPEDYEQALSPFPDRSDVAVVAESFIDAPEIYVDGVWGEGGLRWWTLVGYHASPLSAAQGGIMAAYILDRRLHAALYEQAEALATDALSSLEAPDCVFHLEMFQEAEGLTFGECALRLPGGLSPRCDELTYGVNLFDVEISLALGEGVPPLDADPNPERFHAHILLRPSSRGTATQADFEHAFQLDEISYPSTPDARVGPYGMVGYAIVSDPDEATLRKKIEEIVRFNEVC; encoded by the coding sequence ATGATTGTCATCGGTTACCGGGACGACCTTGATCTTGCAGTACGGAAAAGGGGATTGACCCCTTTCTATATCGTGCCGCAGTCCGCAGCACCTCCCCAGGGCATCGACTTCACCGCCGTATCCGATATAGAAAATGCCCACGAACTTCTGCGCGCGGTACTCGCGGCGCAAATCGATGACGTCGCAGGAGTCCTCAGCTGCCATGAAATGGGCGTCTTCGGGGCCGCCTATCTGAGACAACAGCTCAATCTTCCAGGGAACCCGGACTCACACAGAGTTCTCCATTTCCGGGACAAGTACCTCCAGAAGAACGGCCTGCCGCCCCACATCCGGCGGGCACACTGCCGGTACGTGCCGAGCGGCACCGCGTTCGAGGAGCTCACCACCGAGCTCGGCGACACCTTCGTCATCAAACCGGCGAACGGAGGCGGCTCCCTTCGTACGACGATCGTGCGCTCTCCGGAGGATTACGAGCAGGCCCTGAGCCCGTTCCCCGACCGCTCGGACGTCGCGGTCGTCGCCGAATCCTTCATCGACGCCCCGGAGATCTACGTCGACGGCGTCTGGGGCGAAGGGGGCCTGCGGTGGTGGACGCTGGTGGGCTATCACGCCTCGCCCCTCAGCGCCGCGCAGGGCGGCATCATGGCCGCGTACATCCTGGACAGGAGACTGCACGCGGCGCTGTACGAGCAGGCGGAGGCACTGGCCACGGACGCGCTGTCGAGCCTCGAAGCGCCCGACTGCGTCTTCCACCTCGAAATGTTCCAGGAAGCCGAAGGACTGACGTTCGGCGAATGTGCGCTGCGCCTACCCGGCGGCCTTTCCCCGCGTTGCGACGAACTGACGTACGGCGTCAACCTCTTTGACGTCGAGATCAGCCTGGCGCTCGGCGAAGGGGTTCCGCCGCTCGATGCCGACCCGAACCCCGAGCGCTTCCATGCGCATATCCTTTTGCGCCCTTCGAGCAGAGGCACGGCGACTCAGGCCGATTTCGAGCACGCCTTCCAGCTCGACGAGATCTCCTATCCCTCGACGCCGGACGCCCGCGTGGGTCCCTACGGGATGGTCGGCTACGCGATCGTCTCCGACCCGGACGAGGCGACGCTGCGGAAGAAGATCGAGGAAATCGTGAGATTCAACGAGGTCTGCTGA